GTCCGGGGGTGGAGAACCCCTAGGGGCCCTCTCCCGCCGGGGCCCGGGAAGGGGTCGTCCCCGCGGAGGACGAGAGGGACCCGGGGCCGTCCCTAACCTGGTTCCACGCCACCGGGGGGCGGCCGGCCCAACCGGCGGGGGTGGGGTTTTCCCCCGGCAAGAGGGGGCTTCGCACCAGCGCGCGGCACCCCCTCCTCCCGTGAGACTCGGCGCCGTACCCGAGGACGTACCCGGGCGACGCACCGGCCCCGCCGGGACGCGACCGCGAACCTCTTGACCGACTTAGGAGACATACCGTGACATCGGCTGTGAGCATCCCCAGGCACGGGGGCACTGGAGGGCGTACGGCCGTTGCCGCGCGGGCACGACAGGTCGTGAAGGCCTACGGAGCCGGGGAGACCCGCGTCGTCGCCCTCGACCACGTCGACGTGGACATCGCCCGCGGCCGGTTCACCGCGATCATGGGTCCCTCGGGGTCCGGCAAGTCCACGCTGATGCACTGCCTCGCCGGACTCGACACCGTCACGAGCGGTCGGATCCACCTGGACGACACCGAGATAACGGGGCTGAAGGACAGGAAGCTCACCCAGCTGCGCCGGGACCGGATCGGTTTCGTCTTCCAGGCGTTCAACCTGCTGCCCACGCTGAACGCGCTGGAGAACATCACGCTGCCCATGGACATCGCCGGCCGCAAGCCGGACCGGGCCTGGCTGGACCGGGTCGTGGAGACCGTCGGGCTCGCCGGGCGGCTCGAGCACCGGCCCGCCCAGCTCTCCGGCGGCCAGCAGCAGCGCGTCGCCGTGGCCCGCGCGCTCGCCGCCCGCCCCGAGATCGTCTTCGGTGACGAGCCGACCGGAAACCTCGACTCCCGCGCGGGGGCGGAGGTGCTCGGCTTCCTGCGCCGCTCGGTGGACGAACTGGGCCAGACCATCGTCGTCGTCACCCACGACCCGGTGGCCGCCTCCTACGCGGACCGCGTGCTCTACCTCGCCGACGGCCGGATCGTCGACGAGATGCACCGGCCGACGGCCAACCAGGTCCTGGACCGGATGAAGGACTTCGACGCCCGGGGACGCACGTCATGACCGTCCTGAAGACCTCGATGCGCAACTTCTTCGCGCACAAGGGCCGCATGGCCCTCTCGGCGATCGCGGTCCTGCTGTCGGTGGGGTTCGTCAGCGGCACGCTGGTGTTCACCGACACCATGAACACCACCTTCGACAAGCTCTTCCAGGCGACGTCCTCCGACGTGACGGTCAGCGCCGGGAGCGCCTCCGACAGCGGTGAGACGACCTCGCGCACCGGCAAGCCGCCGGTCATGCCCGCCTCGGTGCTCGACGAGGTGCGCAGGGCGCGGGGCGTGCGGTCGGCCGAGGGCACGGTGTCCTCCTCGGCGGCGACCGTCGTCGACGCCGACAAGGACGGCCTCTCGCCCAGCAGCGGCTCACCGACCATCGTCGGCAGCTGGAACCGCAACGACGCCCGCACCATGAAGATCACCTCCGGTACGGCGCCGAAGGGGCCCGGCCAGATCGTGGTCGACGCGGACACCGCCGGCAAGCACCACCTGGGGCTCGGCGACCGGATCGGCGTGATCACCGCGGTCGGCACGCACACCGCCCGG
This is a stretch of genomic DNA from Streptomyces sp. TG1A-8. It encodes these proteins:
- a CDS encoding ABC transporter ATP-binding protein produces the protein MTSAVSIPRHGGTGGRTAVAARARQVVKAYGAGETRVVALDHVDVDIARGRFTAIMGPSGSGKSTLMHCLAGLDTVTSGRIHLDDTEITGLKDRKLTQLRRDRIGFVFQAFNLLPTLNALENITLPMDIAGRKPDRAWLDRVVETVGLAGRLEHRPAQLSGGQQQRVAVARALAARPEIVFGDEPTGNLDSRAGAEVLGFLRRSVDELGQTIVVVTHDPVAASYADRVLYLADGRIVDEMHRPTANQVLDRMKDFDARGRTS